The proteins below are encoded in one region of Sulfolobus sp. A20:
- a CDS encoding metal-dependent hydrolase: MNLNTHIALALAVGLLLFHNDVTIAVLVGIGAAIPDLDREYVFTKRKIFAKYQLHRALFHNVFFALAITLFNQYLGLGVFLHIALDMLTSPTDRGVELFFPLGRLVGKFMLDYDGNVNRKSKGMLWYLEDPVRIINKTADPGLKEVNKMPWIRIYGPFKNSRLVDWMIFYSSFVFIQLYELNNLISWWESFLYTVFVKYIFIDIGIIIFYFTGEFWRRRLQFRGVTTKIRNSIIIIMVFALSLILYQGYHLYNPINTSIGIREVSLIIVSLIIGLIIAYVHVRLRFKQVVL, from the coding sequence ATGAATCTTAATACACATATAGCTTTAGCCTTAGCCGTTGGCTTGCTATTATTTCACAATGATGTCACGATAGCAGTATTGGTAGGAATTGGGGCTGCAATACCAGATTTAGACAGAGAATATGTATTCACGAAGAGAAAGATATTTGCCAAGTATCAGTTACATAGAGCGCTATTTCACAATGTGTTCTTTGCTTTAGCCATTACTTTATTTAATCAATACTTAGGTTTAGGGGTTTTCTTACACATAGCCCTAGATATGTTAACATCTCCGACAGATAGGGGAGTTGAATTGTTCTTTCCCTTAGGTAGATTAGTAGGAAAGTTCATGCTGGATTACGACGGTAACGTGAACAGAAAGAGTAAAGGAATGTTATGGTATCTTGAAGATCCAGTCAGAATAATAAATAAAACTGCTGACCCGGGATTAAAAGAAGTTAATAAGATGCCGTGGATAAGGATTTATGGCCCTTTCAAGAACAGTAGATTAGTTGATTGGATGATATTTTACTCTAGCTTCGTTTTTATTCAGCTATATGAGTTAAACAATTTAATATCATGGTGGGAGAGCTTTCTATATACTGTTTTTGTAAAATACATATTTATTGACATTGGAATAATAATATTTTACTTTACAGGCGAGTTTTGGAGGAGAAGGTTACAGTTTAGGGGAGTTACCACAAAGATCAGAAATTCGATAATAATTATCATGGTATTTGCTCTTTCCCTAATCTTATACCAAGGATATCATCTTTACAATCCTATAAATACATCCATAGGAATTAGAGAGGTAAGTCTCATAATAGTTTCATTAATAATAGGTCTTATAATAGCTTACGTACATGTTAGACTGAGGTTTAAACAAGTAGTACTTTAA
- a CDS encoding BtpA/SgcQ family protein, protein MFDELFKSKPYIIGMIHLPSLQGSPNNKLSLDEIIDYAYSEAKKLEEAGVDGIIIENLGDYPFYKDDIPPITVASMSIIVREVRKGFNFYAVGVNVLRNGCIQALSIAHVTGSQFIRCNVLIGAYATDQGIIEGKAADLLRLKKYLNSKVMIAGDIHVKHAYPLYNLPIELAAQDLAERGGADAVIVSGQRSNIPPDVEVVRKVKNAISLPVLIGSGISLSNFKEYCMEADGLIIGEKDFKENGMVGGPSNKEAYKKLVKECKGFGSHRIS, encoded by the coding sequence ATGTTTGATGAGCTATTTAAAAGCAAGCCATATATAATTGGCATGATTCACCTCCCCTCATTACAAGGCTCACCTAATAATAAGTTAAGCCTAGATGAGATCATAGATTACGCTTATTCTGAGGCTAAAAAGCTAGAAGAAGCTGGGGTCGACGGTATTATCATAGAGAATCTAGGAGATTACCCATTCTACAAAGACGACATTCCACCTATAACTGTAGCCTCAATGAGCATTATTGTAAGAGAAGTCAGAAAGGGCTTCAACTTCTATGCAGTTGGAGTTAACGTTTTGAGAAATGGATGTATTCAAGCCCTTTCTATTGCTCACGTAACTGGGTCACAGTTCATTAGGTGCAATGTGTTGATTGGAGCATACGCTACAGACCAAGGTATAATAGAAGGAAAGGCTGCTGACTTATTGAGACTTAAGAAGTATTTGAATTCAAAAGTTATGATAGCCGGAGATATTCACGTAAAACATGCATATCCACTATATAACCTGCCAATAGAGTTAGCGGCACAAGATTTAGCAGAGAGAGGAGGAGCTGATGCTGTAATAGTTTCTGGACAAAGGAGCAATATTCCCCCTGATGTAGAAGTTGTGAGAAAGGTAAAGAATGCTATCTCACTTCCAGTTCTAATAGGTAGCGGTATTTCTTTATCTAACTTTAAGGAATATTGCATGGAGGCTGATGGTCTAATAATAGGAGAGAAGGATTTTAAAGAAAACGGAATGGTAGGTGGTCCTAGTAATAAAGAGGCTTATAAGAAACTGGTCAAGGAATGTAAGGGGTTTGGGTCTCATAGGATCTCGTAG
- a CDS encoding helix-turn-helix domain-containing protein — translation MISLTLIIIDILVGIIVFFVSREVMLRSNKDKEVLTTSSSDNDDKVFNAIKSGAKTLNEIMKYTGLPKSTAYKSLKRLLKQGKVEKVINDKGNVRYVIKNEKDKNNSSS, via the coding sequence GTGATTTCGCTCACCTTAATTATAATCGATATCCTAGTTGGGATAATAGTATTCTTCGTCTCCAGAGAGGTAATGCTGAGATCGAATAAGGATAAAGAAGTGTTGACTACAAGTAGCTCAGATAATGATGATAAGGTCTTTAATGCCATAAAGAGTGGTGCTAAAACATTGAACGAAATAATGAAGTATACTGGCCTACCTAAATCAACTGCATATAAGTCATTGAAGAGATTGCTAAAACAGGGAAAAGTGGAGAAAGTAATTAATGATAAAGGTAATGTCAGATATGTTATTAAGAACGAGAAAGATAAGAATAACAGCAGTAGTTGA
- a CDS encoding cation:proton antiporter: MNVLEITLLYLGIMLILAKVAEEAFSRLGLIPFVGSIIVGIILGRGVIGLIPVNSIISFISSLGIILLLFLAGAEEISSEFRFNYFTFYSVIIQLLLPFIIIFLTLEEIIQTTNSLVLLVPLMMTSVGPLTRLLIDLGISRQQLGASLFYQGTLVEIISVIIFSIFLEARSTISISVLYVTLEIIGIFALIIALGPIIAKLLEKIEGYIKVREIEFASVIALILIIGFLAEYLKFNSAISALFLGYLLRDYFKDRPELLEKLHGFTYGFFEPLFFVSIGLYFVKISPQIILYSIILFISIVGSKFLAGYLSARLVNVDPTINGLGTSTKGGVDVSLLVSALSLNAITALEYSYSTLAISLSALVIPLLFKLKTGFKVSKEETKIKLNTRISSILSLDQPKFVTCDNNLREVINKLNERGLRAAIVVNREMRPIGIITVKTLLEINPEDYDRLRVCDVYLDEAVLMGEDSKVLDVLRKFRETETPVIGIIDKDNKLKGTIYERELLRFIVTK, translated from the coding sequence ATGAACGTGTTAGAAATCACTCTTCTATATCTTGGAATAATGCTAATACTAGCGAAGGTAGCCGAGGAAGCGTTTTCGAGACTGGGATTGATTCCGTTTGTTGGATCGATCATAGTTGGAATTATATTAGGTAGGGGTGTAATTGGTTTGATACCGGTTAATTCCATAATATCTTTCATTTCCTCATTAGGGATTATCCTTCTATTGTTCCTTGCGGGGGCTGAGGAAATAAGTAGTGAGTTTAGATTTAATTACTTCACATTTTATAGTGTAATTATACAGTTATTATTACCGTTTATCATAATATTCTTAACATTAGAAGAGATAATTCAAACGACCAATTCCCTAGTCCTATTAGTACCACTGATGATGACGAGCGTTGGTCCTTTAACTAGACTATTAATAGATTTAGGAATAAGTAGACAGCAGTTAGGTGCTAGTTTATTCTATCAAGGAACTCTCGTTGAAATAATTTCTGTAATCATCTTTTCAATTTTCCTCGAGGCGAGAAGTACAATAAGTATCAGTGTTTTATATGTTACTTTGGAAATAATAGGAATTTTCGCGCTGATAATAGCCTTAGGCCCCATAATAGCTAAATTACTTGAGAAGATAGAGGGTTACATAAAAGTAAGGGAAATCGAGTTCGCCAGTGTGATAGCGTTAATACTCATCATAGGTTTTTTGGCAGAGTATCTGAAGTTCAATTCAGCTATTTCGGCACTTTTCTTGGGGTATTTGTTGAGGGATTACTTTAAGGATAGACCAGAGCTATTGGAGAAACTGCATGGTTTCACTTATGGTTTCTTTGAACCTCTATTCTTCGTAAGTATAGGACTTTATTTCGTCAAAATATCTCCTCAGATAATACTATATAGTATTATATTATTTATTAGCATAGTAGGCTCAAAGTTCTTAGCTGGATATTTGTCAGCAAGACTCGTAAACGTAGATCCAACAATTAACGGGCTAGGAACGTCTACAAAAGGTGGGGTAGACGTTTCATTACTGGTAAGTGCCCTTAGCCTTAATGCTATTACGGCACTAGAATACTCTTACTCCACCTTAGCAATATCCCTTTCTGCGTTAGTAATTCCGTTACTATTCAAGCTTAAGACTGGATTTAAGGTTAGTAAGGAGGAGACCAAAATTAAACTTAACACGAGAATATCGTCTATTTTAAGCTTAGATCAACCTAAATTTGTTACTTGCGACAATAATTTAAGGGAGGTAATAAATAAACTGAACGAAAGGGGTCTTAGGGCTGCAATTGTAGTGAACCGTGAGATGAGACCGATTGGAATTATAACTGTTAAGACACTCTTAGAAATAAACCCAGAGGATTACGACAGATTAAGAGTATGTGATGTATATCTTGATGAGGCAGTATTAATGGGAGAAGATTCTAAAGTTTTAGACGTACTGAGGAAGTTTAGGGAAACAGAGACTCCAGTAATTGGAATTATTGATAAAGATAATAAGCTTAAAGGTACGATATATGAGAGGGAATTATTGAGATTTATTGTAACTAAATAG
- a CDS encoding HEPN domain-containing protein, whose protein sequence is MTNILIARAEEYLELAQYALSKKMYSQTCFLSSVASELYMKGVSLAISGDFTYFHDGKQILSYIRNIDSKLAEMIDNFVKENREKLRRLASEYTIARYDMELIYEREDAEMCIRIAKQIFEFGKRLIEKHTNSIA, encoded by the coding sequence ATGACTAATATTCTCATAGCTAGGGCTGAGGAGTACTTAGAGTTAGCACAGTACGCTTTATCCAAAAAAATGTATTCCCAAACTTGTTTCTTGTCCAGTGTAGCCTCTGAATTATACATGAAAGGGGTAAGCCTAGCGATCTCTGGAGACTTCACATATTTTCATGATGGGAAGCAAATATTATCATATATAAGGAATATCGATAGTAAACTGGCAGAGATGATTGATAACTTTGTTAAGGAAAATAGAGAGAAATTGAGAAGGTTAGCTAGTGAGTACACTATAGCTAGATATGACATGGAGTTAATTTATGAAAGAGAAGATGCAGAGATGTGTATAAGGATAGCAAAACAAATATTTGAATTTGGAAAGAGATTAATTGAAAAACATACAAATAGTATTGCTTAA
- a CDS encoding archaellin/type IV pilin N-terminal domain-containing protein: MNKKGLSSIIGFLILLMIILVVAVPLAYLYLSSNVEQHVQSQLLSSKEYLASLEKQEVGIGATANSQNDFLTIEYYDGIIYFIILNKERLVNITIIRVFANQTEINDYLNVSLPFTISLKEVTTYDAPFYFGYPAIAIKVTNSEFYNSELVIQTSLGNVFVVQPISSTLLNSARLANVLTSYSTEKQANIQIGNLSASQVFNNLLASINYISPFNFNLLPGGLQKVNIGPNQEYPQYTTISYFPTSGYLGTLVSAFYKDQGIYNGTFSGEIYGNFYLSAYPSSSFQPRLVSNLSLYGFNGNISFPIVFYSGSGVLVNYQLFTINVIFNGNLYNGTILGSVYLNNKPSLAVISLSEGFPPYMNGTLKFINGPYAGKEWKIAVNMDRLSLLYNISNIISIRNLTDNKWIKVPVNITPLYLQGYVTTNSYNNLNFTINETIMPGYNFKEYSNYTIISFKPRVNSEVYLTIGNDMVSIVTGNGPQNIMLYGAYYSPFVYPKYNSFFPADYQLFYISGTVDEGKINDGFPYYINSLITLRNLNYLPAIFFNDSSNYLIFYDASIYALGLIIPPFNVTATITISNGGSLPITFNYTLSTLVLYYQFYIQTFASTLPSTGSLITLTVNNPLNPSITIQPNSYQNITLNLLIPATNVVSLLYYYSSYYKITPSIAGQLIVQFHIEGTNEYYTVTLNTLLNQQVINE, encoded by the coding sequence ATGAATAAAAAGGGATTATCTAGTATAATTGGTTTTCTAATACTATTAATGATAATTTTAGTTGTAGCTGTTCCATTAGCTTACTTATACTTGTCTTCTAACGTAGAACAGCACGTACAATCCCAATTGTTATCATCTAAAGAATATTTAGCTTCTCTAGAGAAGCAAGAAGTGGGAATAGGTGCTACAGCGAATTCTCAAAATGATTTCTTAACTATAGAATATTATGACGGTATTATATATTTCATCATATTAAATAAGGAAAGGTTAGTGAACATTACAATAATAAGAGTTTTTGCAAATCAAACTGAAATAAATGATTATCTAAATGTGAGTTTACCCTTCACGATATCCCTAAAAGAAGTTACCACGTATGATGCACCATTTTACTTCGGCTATCCCGCAATTGCTATAAAAGTTACTAATAGTGAGTTCTACAATAGCGAATTAGTTATACAAACTTCTCTAGGTAATGTTTTTGTAGTTCAGCCAATCAGCTCTACGTTATTAAACTCAGCTAGATTAGCCAATGTTTTGACATCATATAGTACAGAGAAGCAAGCAAATATACAAATTGGAAATCTATCAGCTTCACAAGTGTTTAATAATTTATTAGCATCGATAAATTATATATCACCTTTCAACTTTAATTTATTACCTGGCGGTCTTCAGAAAGTAAATATAGGACCGAATCAAGAATATCCTCAATATACTACTATTTCCTATTTCCCTACTTCAGGATATCTAGGAACTCTAGTAAGTGCATTTTACAAAGATCAAGGTATATATAATGGGACGTTCAGTGGTGAGATTTATGGTAATTTTTACCTAAGTGCATATCCTTCTAGCTCTTTCCAGCCTAGGCTTGTAAGTAATCTCTCTTTATATGGTTTTAATGGAAACATAAGTTTCCCAATAGTTTTCTATAGTGGTTCTGGGGTTTTAGTTAATTATCAACTTTTTACGATAAATGTGATATTTAACGGGAATCTGTATAACGGTACAATCTTAGGTAGTGTATATCTTAACAATAAGCCATCTTTAGCTGTGATTAGTTTAAGCGAAGGATTTCCGCCTTATATGAACGGTACTCTAAAGTTTATTAACGGACCTTATGCAGGAAAAGAGTGGAAAATAGCAGTAAATATGGATAGATTATCCCTATTATATAATATTAGTAATATAATTTCAATTAGAAATCTAACTGACAACAAATGGATAAAAGTTCCTGTCAATATTACACCACTTTACTTACAAGGGTATGTAACAACTAATAGCTACAATAATCTAAACTTTACTATTAATGAAACAATAATGCCTGGTTACAATTTTAAGGAATATTCAAATTACACTATCATTTCATTTAAACCTCGAGTCAACTCAGAGGTATACTTAACTATAGGTAATGATATGGTATCAATAGTTACTGGTAATGGACCTCAGAATATTATGTTATATGGTGCATATTATAGCCCATTTGTATATCCGAAGTATAATAGCTTCTTTCCAGCAGATTATCAGTTATTCTACATAAGTGGAACTGTAGATGAAGGTAAGATAAATGATGGATTTCCGTATTATATCAATAGTCTTATTACCTTACGTAATCTCAATTATTTACCGGCGATTTTCTTTAATGATTCCTCTAACTACTTAATATTCTATGACGCGTCTATATACGCCCTAGGCTTGATAATACCCCCATTTAACGTTACAGCTACCATAACAATATCTAATGGTGGGAGTTTGCCAATTACCTTTAATTATACCTTATCAACTCTAGTTCTATACTATCAATTCTACATACAAACTTTCGCCAGCACACTCCCATCTACGGGTTCATTGATAACTTTGACAGTAAACAATCCGTTAAATCCATCTATCACAATACAACCAAATTCTTATCAGAACATAACTTTAAATTTACTTATACCTGCAACTAATGTAGTTAGCTTATTGTATTACTATTCATCATATTATAAAATAACACCTTCGATTGCAGGTCAGCTAATAGTTCAATTCCATATTGAAGGGACTAACGAATACTACACTGTAACTCTTAATACGCTTTTAAATCAACAAGTGATTAATGAATAG
- a CDS encoding ATP-binding protein, producing MIFVNREKELEAIKKRLESKSLELIIVYGRRRIGKTSLILKAIEGYPSVYYLAVEGKNNLLKFKQTAERLFPEIKHVKEDWESLFYALKDKVIVIDEFPYLIEEDNSIPSIFQRIVDEVLKGTNTKIILVGSSISMMSDLLSYKSPLYGRRTSAINLKELKFKDLRKFNFDVVEGIRVYGFAGGVPYYLIKVKTPFLEWINEELKRIDSFLKDEMDFSLRYEFSEISTYKEILLSIAMGKNTLGEIRDFVKVGGEISSYIKKLERIGLVKREVPILERRTSKRGRYIIVDNFTNFWFKFIYPNLSEIEEGRYEIREEEYNEYLGRVFEDIAREYVKDKYGLRDVGRHWYKDVEIDIMDKGLNIAGECKWSDEVDGIRILHELESKLERLNLNVKKIVIFAKSFRRMENSEKVEYVDLKKLREWYEQEE from the coding sequence ATGATATTTGTGAATAGGGAAAAGGAATTGGAGGCTATTAAAAAGAGGCTCGAATCAAAGTCTTTAGAGCTTATAATAGTCTATGGTAGGAGAAGGATTGGGAAGACTTCGTTGATCTTAAAGGCGATAGAGGGCTATCCCTCCGTTTATTATCTAGCAGTCGAGGGAAAGAATAATCTATTAAAGTTTAAGCAAACCGCTGAAAGGCTATTTCCTGAGATTAAACACGTAAAGGAGGATTGGGAGTCACTCTTCTATGCTCTCAAGGACAAGGTTATTGTGATAGACGAGTTCCCTTACTTAATCGAGGAGGATAATTCGATACCTTCTATTTTTCAGAGGATAGTGGATGAGGTCTTGAAGGGTACTAATACAAAGATAATACTGGTGGGCTCGTCAATTTCAATGATGAGTGACCTGCTTTCGTATAAGAGCCCACTATACGGTAGGAGGACTTCAGCTATAAATTTAAAGGAGTTGAAGTTTAAGGACTTGAGGAAGTTTAATTTCGACGTAGTTGAGGGTATAAGGGTTTATGGTTTTGCCGGAGGTGTGCCTTATTATTTAATCAAGGTTAAAACTCCCTTTTTGGAGTGGATAAATGAAGAGTTGAAGAGGATTGACTCCTTTTTAAAAGATGAAATGGACTTCTCGTTAAGATACGAATTTAGTGAGATATCCACATATAAGGAGATTCTGTTGTCCATAGCTATGGGTAAAAACACATTAGGCGAAATAAGGGACTTCGTTAAGGTTGGTGGAGAGATATCTTCATATATAAAGAAGTTAGAGAGGATTGGACTAGTGAAGAGGGAGGTTCCGATTTTAGAGAGGAGAACTTCGAAGAGGGGTAGGTATATAATAGTAGATAACTTCACCAACTTCTGGTTTAAGTTCATTTACCCTAACCTCAGCGAAATAGAAGAAGGAAGATACGAGATAAGGGAGGAGGAGTACAACGAATATTTAGGAAGGGTATTTGAAGACATTGCAAGGGAGTACGTGAAGGATAAATATGGGCTTAGGGATGTCGGAAGGCATTGGTACAAGGACGTTGAAATTGACATCATGGACAAGGGATTAAACATTGCTGGGGAATGCAAGTGGAGTGACGAGGTTGACGGTATCAGAATCTTACATGAGCTCGAGAGTAAATTGGAGAGGCTTAACTTAAACGTGAAAAAAATTGTTATATTTGCAAAGAGCTTTCGCAGAATGGAAAACTCCGAAAAGGTAGAATACGTTGACTTAAAGAAGTTGAGGGAGTGGTATGAACAAGAAGAATAG
- a CDS encoding GNAT family N-acetyltransferase, translating into MSSLDEVIDKSLSKFDAYYAKKNLKWSKIITIKDQEDKVAGFVELKVKDNIGIIFYMGILPQYRGKGYGKRLLKEAERYFLSKGLSYIIASTRSYNKPALSLFKKYKRFDIHTVSDDIVYILDAYDDDVILCKEISDVKIPCETLVKDF; encoded by the coding sequence ATGAGTAGTCTGGATGAGGTAATAGACAAATCCCTTTCTAAATTTGACGCATACTACGCAAAAAAGAACCTCAAATGGTCGAAGATAATAACTATAAAGGATCAAGAAGATAAGGTAGCAGGATTTGTAGAACTAAAGGTAAAGGACAATATAGGAATAATCTTCTATATGGGAATACTGCCACAGTATAGAGGGAAGGGTTATGGTAAGAGATTATTAAAAGAGGCAGAGAGGTATTTTTTAAGCAAGGGATTAAGCTATATAATAGCCTCCACGAGAAGTTACAATAAACCAGCACTATCGTTATTCAAAAAGTACAAAAGGTTTGATATCCATACGGTATCAGATGATATAGTGTATATTCTTGATGCATATGACGATGATGTGATTTTGTGTAAAGAAATCAGTGACGTAAAGATACCTTGTGAAACATTAGTTAAGGACTTCTGA
- a CDS encoding co-chaperone YbbN: MTTFEEDAELEAILNNKLKKLMKSQKESPKYQGGKVYHLDPITLDEFINNFKISLVDFWAEWCPPCHILSPIIEELATEYREIGFGKVDVERYPDIASYYGVVNLPTLLLFYNGRVVDYIVGAVPKEYIEAKIRRFNDVA; encoded by the coding sequence ATGACCACCTTTGAAGAAGACGCTGAGTTAGAAGCTATTTTGAATAATAAGTTGAAAAAACTGATGAAATCTCAGAAAGAGAGTCCTAAGTATCAAGGTGGAAAGGTATACCATCTTGATCCAATTACCCTAGACGAGTTTATTAATAATTTTAAAATAAGCTTAGTAGATTTCTGGGCTGAGTGGTGTCCTCCATGTCACATCTTATCTCCGATTATTGAAGAATTGGCAACAGAGTATAGAGAAATAGGATTTGGTAAAGTAGATGTGGAGAGATACCCCGATATAGCCAGTTATTATGGAGTAGTTAACTTACCCACATTACTACTATTTTATAATGGAAGAGTTGTAGATTATATCGTGGGTGCTGTACCAAAGGAATATATAGAGGCTAAAATAAGGAGGTTTAATGATGTAGCGTAA
- a CDS encoding transposase, with protein sequence MALWQLGVSTVYLGYPYFISQDKGNKFTSNIWSYRKLIEAIVYKLYEYGINVFLVVEYNTSRFCAFHDVLVERKPRGVINCPLGHKLHSDVNGALNIGNKEDCKRIKEAPFLSRNVKRSNSLKGE encoded by the coding sequence TTGGCGTTGTGGCAGTTAGGTGTATCAACTGTTTACTTGGGCTATCCTTACTTCATCTCTCAAGATAAGGGTAATAAGTTCACTTCAAATATCTGGTCTTATCGCAAGTTGATTGAGGCTATAGTGTATAAGCTCTATGAGTATGGTATAAACGTGTTCCTCGTTGTAGAGTATAACACTTCACGTTTCTGTGCTTTCCATGACGTTCTCGTTGAGAGGAAGCCTAGGGGAGTTATTAATTGCCCTTTAGGTCATAAGCTTCACAGTGATGTTAATGGTGCTTTAAACATTGGGAATAAAGAGGATTGTAAGCGTATTAAAGAAGCCCCTTTCCTTTCTCGTAACGTCAAACGGAGTAACTCCCTTAAAGGGGAGTAA